The Aythya fuligula isolate bAytFul2 chromosome 1, bAytFul2.pri, whole genome shotgun sequence nucleotide sequence aaatCAAACTGTGgactgtattttaaagaaaacccaGAGCTGGAACAAGACCATTAGCGACTCCTTTTACAAGCTGGGAGTGATTTGACCCGGTTTGCAGGGGCGATCCAGCCGGGCTGGTACCTGTTCTCGTAGATATCCTGGATCTCGTAGACCTTCTGGTCGATGACGTCGCTGGAGACGCGGCTGGCCTGCAGCTCGTACACCTTCTGGTCGATGAGATCCGACACGGTCTTGTGGAAGTACTGGATGAAGTTCTTGATCACCTCGGGGATCACCTGGTAGGTCTGCTGCTCGTACTGCCGCTCGTAGGCCAGGTCCTGCTTCGGGTCCCCTGCGAGGGGCACAGAGCGCGGTCAGGGGGAGCtgtggggaccccccccagggCCTGCATCCCTCCCCCGGGCCTGCACCCACCCGTGTGCAGGTCGTAGTCGGCCGAGTAGGCGTACGGGTCGTAGGCGGCCTGCGGGAGAGAGGTCACGGACCCGGATCAgaatcccaatcccaatcccaatccgGATTCCGATCCGGATTCGGtctcagcccccccccagccccctcacGTCGTTGTCGTAGTCCTCTCCCGGGTAGGCCATGTTGGCGGCGCGGCAGGAAGGAGCAGCGAGGCCGCGCACCCCGGCTGAGGCGAGCGGCCGCGCGCGCTCCGATTGGTTGAGCCACCTGCCTGTcttaaatctctctctctgatTGGATGCACCACCTGCCCATCATCCCCTCGCAGCTCCCGCCTCCCCGACTGGCCGCGCCTCCGATTGGCCGAGCCGAgccgttgccatggcaacgcgCTAGTCCCGCCCCCCGGCGGCCCGCTGCGCTCCGtgaggggatggaggagggcggcggcggcggcggcgcctcaGGGCCAGCAGCGGGGCCAGGCCCGgcgatggcggcggcggggggcggcccgCTGGGCTGCCTGCACGTCCTGTGGCAGCGCGACGAGCCCGCCGGCAAGATCCCGGCCCGCCGCCTGCGCAGGGCTGCCCGCCTGCACCGCCGCCTGGGGCCTACGGGCAAGGAGAGCCACGGTGAGTGGGGgaggccgggctgggggggggggggccctcagcaccccccctcccctccgggCCTGCAGGGTAACGGCCGGCTTCTCTCCACAGCGCTGAAGAGGCTGCGGGAAGCCGCCAACGGGAACGATTTGGATACAGGTGAGGCACCGGGCACCGGCGTAAGGTGCCTCAAGGTGATGGGTACAGGCTGTGGGTGCTGTCAGGGCTGGAAGGGTGCGGCTTGGCTTCAGTCAGCAGGTCAAAATGGAGACTGAAAGGGTCAGGCTTCGTGAAAACgctgtttgtttcattttagttcTGTACCGGCATTTGATACATGGATGGCCCTCTTTATGATCATGAGGTGTTCCCACAGCTCGAGGaaaagcaggcagctctgctgggtggAAGAGCGAGGGGAACAACCACAAGGAGCTGATGATAAAGCTACTGGGGCTGTTCGTTAGCTCGCTTCCATAcatctcttaaaaatatattcataccGCCACTCTTAGGGCAAaaaccaggagctgcaggtgaaCCCAGGAAGTGACCTGTTCAAAACAGATGTAGAGAGGTAGTTTTTCCTCGCTGGGCGGGGTTACACTGTGAAACTTCCCATCGCGGGTCCGCGCTGATGGGCAGAGTTCACGCAGATGCAAAACATGACTGCAGAAATCCGTGAACAGCCCGTGGAGGGCTGCTGACCACACGCTGCTATTTCTGGCTTGGGAAGCGCCTGAGAGATGACTCAAGGCTCGCATCCTTGGCATCTTTGTATGCTCCATTTGCTGCTGTTCGTTCTCGGAGACTGAATATTTGGCTAGGTGGATCTTGAGCGTTAGCCATTACAGCCGTTGGCTTGGCTTTTAAGGCAGTTTCGGGAGCTGACGAAGGCTGTAGCAGGGGGTGGAGGGCGTGTTGCTGGTTCTGCTGAGCCTGGATGCTTGCTGGAGCTGGCTCACGCCTGGCTGACGGCGTGCAAAGTCCACATTTAGCTGCGGAGGAGTGGGTGGCGTCACCCCTTTCTGATCGGGTGCACCTGCAActtacctcctcctcctcctccttggcGCCGTCAGTGCAGCAACTCCTGGAGGATGGAGCCGACCCCTGCGCGGCGGACGACAAAGGCCGGACAGCCCTGCACTTCGCCTCCTGCAACGGCAACGACCACATCGGTGAGTGGGGAGGGGGTGCTTTGGGGGGGGATGTTCTTCCTTTTGATGCAGCACCTAACAGAAATTGCCGATTCTGCCTGTTTTATGGCACAGCTGCCAGCTGAGTTCCAGCTCTGGGACTTGCAGTCCCCCTagctggggtgggagcagcggcagctcccagctgtggggctgtgctggttgTAGGATGTCCTTAGCCCCAGTCCTTCCTCTCCGGGAGTGGGGGAGCTGAGAGAAGCACCCCTAACGCAGCTGCAGAGCGGTGGCACGCCGCCTGCTGCCAAATGAGGCTTCTTTCAGCAGCGAGGTGCAGTCAGCGGGGCGGAGGGAAGGGACTGACCTGGCTCTGTGTCACTGCTTCCAGTGCAACTGCTTCTGGACCACGGCGCTGACCCAAACCAGAGGGACGGGCTGGGGAACACTCCCTTACACTTGGGTAAGTGCCACGCAGCTCAGCTCTGCGTGCGGGGAGGTGGGGTGAGCTCtgcattgctctttttttcctttgcatcttCTTTCCTGTGCATCACGGCACGCGTCCCCAGCTTGAAGAACTTCCGAGGGATTCTTTTCAATCCCTTTGTCCCTCATGAGGGCGTCGGGTCGGATTTAGAGAAAATCCAttcccctgcctctgctggcCCCAAGATTTGTCCCAGAGAGGGTACCCAGGCTTGAGCATGCGATGACACTTAACAGTGGGGCTCTTTCTCATGGCAAAGAGCCTCAGGAAAGTGGCGAGCTGCACACCTGAGCAGAAATCTTGCTGTTTGCTGCTACCTCTGAGCTGTGTGTCCTGtgttttccctccccagctgcctgcacgAACCACGTTCCCGTCATCACCACGCTGCTGCGCGGAGGTAACGTTTCCTTTCGAACAGTTAcagcctgcccctgccccgctgGCGTTCCCCGGTCTTTAAGAC carries:
- the ANKRD54 gene encoding ankyrin repeat domain-containing protein 54, with translation MAAAGGGPLGCLHVLWQRDEPAGKIPARRLRRAARLHRRLGPTGKESHALKRLREAANGNDLDTVQQLLEDGADPCAADDKGRTALHFASCNGNDHIVQLLLDHGADPNQRDGLGNTPLHLAACTNHVPVITTLLRGGARVDALDRAGRTPLHLAKSKLNILQEGLSHSLEAVRLEVKQIIQMLREYLDRLGRHEQKEQLDDLCSKLQMTSTKEQVDEVTDLLASFTSLSLQMQKMEKR